A single Pseudomonas sp. HN11 DNA region contains:
- the yghX gene encoding YghX family hydrolase has protein sequence MTRLTAKDFAPELLELYDGYAHGKINRREFLDRAALFTFGGLTASALLAALSPNYALAEQVKFTDPDILADYITYPSPKGNGTVRGYLVRPAKATGKLPAVVVVHENRGLNPYIEDVARRLAKAGFIALAPDGLTSVGGYPGNDEKGVALQQTVDPTKLMNDFFAAIEWLMHHDSSTGKVGITGFCYGGGVTNAAAVAYPELGAAVSFYGRQPEAKDVPRIKAPIMLHFGELDTRINEGWPAYEQALKAAGTRYEAYIYKGANHGFHNDSTPRYDEAAANLAWERTLGWFNKYLA, from the coding sequence ATGACTCGTCTCACCGCGAAAGACTTTGCCCCCGAACTGCTGGAACTCTATGACGGCTACGCCCACGGCAAGATCAACCGCCGCGAATTTCTCGACCGCGCCGCACTCTTCACCTTCGGCGGCCTGACCGCCTCGGCGCTGCTCGCGGCCCTGAGCCCCAACTACGCCCTGGCCGAACAGGTGAAATTCACCGACCCGGACATCCTCGCCGACTACATCACCTATCCGTCACCCAAAGGCAACGGCACCGTGCGCGGCTACCTGGTGCGCCCGGCCAAGGCCACGGGCAAGCTGCCGGCGGTGGTGGTGGTCCACGAAAACCGCGGCCTCAACCCCTACATCGAAGACGTCGCCCGCCGCCTGGCCAAAGCCGGCTTCATCGCCCTGGCCCCGGATGGCCTGACCTCGGTGGGCGGTTACCCCGGCAACGATGAAAAAGGCGTGGCCCTGCAACAGACCGTCGACCCGACCAAGCTGATGAACGACTTCTTCGCCGCCATCGAATGGCTGATGCACCACGACAGCAGCACCGGCAAGGTCGGGATTACCGGCTTCTGTTATGGCGGCGGCGTGACCAATGCGGCGGCGGTGGCTTATCCGGAACTGGGCGCGGCTGTGTCGTTTTACGGGCGCCAGCCGGAGGCCAAGGACGTGCCACGGATCAAGGCGCCGATCATGCTGCATTTCGGTGAGCTGGACACGCGGATCAACGAGGGTTGGCCGGCGTATGAGCAGGCGCTCAAGGCCGCCGGCACCCGGTATGAGGCGTATATCTACAAGGGCGCCAATCACGGTTTTCATAACGATTCGACGCCACGCTATGACGAGGCGGCGGCGAATCTGGCGTGGGAACGCACTCTAGGCTGGTTCAACAAATACCTGGCCTGA
- a CDS encoding PaaI family thioesterase, with protein sequence MHAPSLQDITAPEGICYGCGASNPHGLHIKSRWDADGIHLVAEHLPDAQYSGWPDLVYGGLIAMLVDCHSNWTAMAYHYHAEGREPSSLPRIDCVTGNLGIKFIKPTPMGITLTLRARVDGEVGRKTRVICEVYAGDVLTAIGDSIFVRVDTGLLAAAAHGRED encoded by the coding sequence ATGCACGCCCCTTCACTCCAGGACATCACCGCGCCGGAAGGCATCTGCTACGGCTGCGGCGCCAGCAACCCCCATGGCCTGCACATCAAGAGCCGTTGGGACGCAGACGGCATCCACCTGGTCGCCGAACACCTACCCGACGCCCAATACAGTGGCTGGCCCGACCTGGTTTACGGCGGCCTGATCGCCATGCTGGTGGACTGCCACTCCAACTGGACCGCCATGGCCTACCACTACCACGCCGAAGGGCGCGAACCCAGCAGCCTGCCGCGCATCGACTGCGTCACTGGTAACCTGGGGATCAAATTCATCAAGCCGACGCCCATGGGCATCACCCTCACCCTGCGTGCGCGTGTCGACGGCGAGGTGGGTCGCAAAACCCGCGTAATCTGCGAGGTGTACGCCGGGGACGTGCTGACCGCCATCGGCGATTCCATTTTCGTGCGCGTCGACACCGGCCTATTGGCCGCCGCCGCCCATGGTCGCGAGGACTGA